In one Portunus trituberculatus isolate SZX2019 chromosome 31, ASM1759143v1, whole genome shotgun sequence genomic region, the following are encoded:
- the LOC123511666 gene encoding platelet glycoprotein Ib alpha chain-like — translation MVHSSFVMEGKRVKVPLYQVSELEYFILSEDPGGDEVGVVRDRHHPLCLEPPLPTTQCKTPPLPTFTTTRPQPSTSDFTALPSTSAFPSQPSTSSFTALPSTAPSGPGWSAVHVF, via the exons ATGGTCCATTCATCTTTCGTCATGGAGGGCAAGAGGGTGAAGGTGCCCTTATACCAGGTGTCGGAGCTGGAGTACTTCATTTTA TCTGAGGATCCTGGTGGGGATGAAGTAGGGGTGGTGAGGGACCGCCACCACCCTCTATGCCTGGAGCCACCACTCCCCACTACCCAATGCAAGACGCCTCCTCtacccaccttcaccaccaccaggccacagccctccacctccgacttcacagcactcccctccacctccgcctttccctcacagccctccacctccagcttcaccgcactcccctccaccGCTCCATCCGGGCCCGGATGGAGCGCGGTGCATGTTTTCTAA